Proteins encoded together in one Benincasa hispida cultivar B227 chromosome 1, ASM972705v1, whole genome shotgun sequence window:
- the LOC120088784 gene encoding probable prefoldin subunit 3, producing MASASSSSPSGAVVTDRRGIPAAQFVEDVRTYLSQLELDVQSALAFLQERLQQYKLVEMKLLAQQRDLQAKIPDIKKCLDIVATLQAKKDAATGEPLVADFEISEGIYSRARIEETESVCLWLGANVMLDYSCEEATALLQKNLDNAKASLEVLVADLQFLRDQVTITQVTIARVYNWDVHQRRVQLAGSSVEDS from the exons ATGGCTTCCGCAtcgtcttcttctccttccgGCGCCGTCGTCACCGACAGAAGAGGAATTCCGGCAGCTCAGTTCGTGGAGGACGTTCGTACCTATCTCTCTCAATTAGAACTCGATGTTCAATCCGCCCTTGCTTTTCTTCAAGAGCG ACTTCAGCAATACAAATTAGTTGAGATGAAGCTCCTTGCTCAACAAAGAGACCTGCag GCAAAGATCCCAGACATAAAGAAGTGTTTGGATATAGTTGCTACTTTACAAGCAAAGAAGGATGCAGCAACTGGTGAG CCACTTGTAGCAGATTTTGAGATCTCTGAAGGCATATATTCTCGAGCTCGCATCGAGGAAACTGAATCAGTTTGTCTGTGGCTTGGTGCAAATGTCATGCTGGATTATTCATGTGAAGAG GCGACAGCCCTCCTACAGAAGAATCTGGATAATGCTAAAGCAAGCTTAGAAGTTCTTGTTGCCGATCTACAGTTTTTGAGGGACCAGGTGACAATAACTCAG GTGACGATAGCCCGTGTTTACAACTGGGACGTTCATCAGCGTCGAGTTCAGCTAGCTGGCAGCAGTGTAGAAGACTCATAA
- the LOC120088001 gene encoding probable WRKY transcription factor 48 has protein sequence MEKKFEEDSMMGFDYNSAGLYSPAVFSDEFPASSFDSFSSIFDMSCDDHDHKAAVAAASCSSNSFDLFSSGVEIHDFYNNNNNTYSSSFFDLLSTAAPPLSSPASTVPESSEVVNAPTTPNSSSVSSSSNEAAAAIEEVDKINNNTDKSSSSKVLKPNKKNQKKKREPRFAFMTKSDIDHLDDGYRWRKYGQKAVKNSPYPRSYYRCTTAGCVVKKRVERSSDDHSIVVTTYEGQHTHQSPVMPRGSIRVLPESTNNSLIVDHDTTATRLLFQHNTPQQPFMYSSPPPPFLTINSSVAAVSPHPPPPTSFTPPSPPPSSQASLVRDHGLLQDLVPLQMRKEPKDEQNG, from the exons AtggaaaagaaatttgaagaagacTCAATGATGGGGTTTGATTATAATTCTGCCGGACTTTACTCTCCGGCGGTGTTTTCCGATGAGTTTCCGGCGTCTAGTTTTGATTCTTTTTCTAGTATTTTCGACATGTCATGTGATGATCATGACCATAAAGCTGCTGTTGCTGCTGCTTCTTGTTCTTCTAATTCCTTTGACTTATTTAGTAGTGGAGTTGAAATCCATGATttttacaacaacaacaataatacttattcttcttctttcttcgaTTTGCTTTCTACGGCGGCTCCGCCACTTTCCTCACCGGCCTCCACTGTGCCGGAATCCTCCGAGGTCGTCAATGCTCCGACCACTCCTAATTCTTCCTCtgtttcttcctcctccaatgAAGCTGCTGCTGCCATTGAAGAAGTTGACAAGATCAACAACAACACTGAtaagtcttcttcttctaaagt GTTGAAGCCAAACAAGAAGAaccagaagaagaaaagagaaccCAGATTTGCTTTCATGACAAAGAGTGATATTGATCATCTCGATGATGGTTACCGGTGGCGAAAGTACGGTCAAAAAGCCGTGAAGAACAGCCCTTATCCCAG AAGCTATTATCGTTGTACAACAGCAGGGTGCGTTGTGAAGAAGAGAGTAGAGCGATCGTCGGACGACCATTCGATAGTCGTTACGACGTATGAAGGCCAACACACTCATCAAAGTCCGGTAATGCCGCGAGGGAGTATCAGAGTTCTACCGGAATCCACCAACAACAGCCTCATCGTCGATCACGACACCACCGCCACCAGACTTTTATTCCAACACAACACTCCCCAACAACCATTCATGTATAGCTCTCCACCACCGCCATTTCTAACAATCAACTCGTCGGTGGCGGCTGTGAGTCCCCATCCTCCTCCTCCTACTTCCTTCACACCACCATCACCGCCACCGTCGTCTCAAGCTTCCTTGGTCCGAGACCATGGGCTTCTCCAAGACTTGGTGCCATTGCAAATGAGGAAGGAACCAAAAGATGAGCAAAATGgatga